A DNA window from Megalobrama amblycephala isolate DHTTF-2021 linkage group LG11, ASM1881202v1, whole genome shotgun sequence contains the following coding sequences:
- the LOC125278718 gene encoding CMRF35-like molecule 5 produces the protein MKIILTFTLLMIPGVVISMRVTGYSGGGVTITCGYDGGYRANEKYFCKGQWSTCTDQIKTKEKNKWVQQDRFSLYDDTTSRVFTVTIRELSERDSGIYYCGTELYGPDLYTKVDLKVITGE, from the exons ATGAAGATCATCTTGACTTTCACTCTGCTGATGATTCCTG GTGTCGTGATCTCCATGAGAGTGACGGGATATTCAGGAGGAGGAGTCACGATCACATGTGGATATGATGGAGGATATAGAGCAAatgaaaagtatttttgtaaagGACAGTGGTCAACATGCACAGATCAAATCAAGAccaaagagaaaaataaatggGTTCAGCAGGACAGATTCTCTCTGTATGACGACACAACATCAAGAGTCTTCACTGTGACCATCAGAGAACTGAGTGAACGGGATTCTGGGATCTACTATTGTGGAACTGAACTCTATGGACCAGATCTCTACACTAAAGTGGATCTGAAGGTTATAACAGGTGAGTAA
- the LOC125278859 gene encoding uncharacterized protein LOC125278859, with product MTNDLGLCLTAQQIRSVRGYSGGNIIINFKYEEKHKNHEKYVCESRADQCLTVINTNRAAEWKHVGRFSVHDDGSAGLLRLFIRELNENDSREYKITVKVSEEYSFFSEFNLDIRDDDCCVKSISLSAAAGGSVNISCKYPQSHSRDVKFLCWRSGDDLCAEETSVNQSRRWSPEGKIRLYDDREEQLLMGCISHVTEQHSEYWCGVQSDQGHKSFITRVLIRVTGTSSSPPPPPTSSSSSSSPSSSPSSSSAASFSSVQSSAFTSASRTSTSLASLNTSSGSSLIVPLVLVLLVLIIAGLSLLFLCKKHQSRGSDSSSQTGPGEHEVVSHTGCDYDEIKDTHKQLPTNPSVSSDFLYATAQLPTNPSVSSNCVYTTVQKATGDSQCCITSAEDLNYTVVNFHKESDSVSIRNNQDYSQYAAVNHLTA from the exons ATGACAAATGATCTGGGTTTGtgtttaacagctcaacaaatCAGGAGCGTGAGAGGATATTCAGGAGGAAACATCATTATAAACTTCAAATATGAGGAGAAACACAAGAACCATGAGAAATATGTCTGTGAATCTAGAGCAGATCAATGTTTGACTGTAATAAACACTAACAGAGCAGCAGAATGGAAACATGTCGGACGATTCTCCGTTCATGATGACGGATCTGCAGGTCTCTTACGTCTGTTTATCAGAGAGCTGAATGAGAACGACTCTCGAGAATATAAGATTACAGTCAAAGTTTCTGAAGAATACAGTTTCTTCTCTGAGTTTAATCTGGACATCAGAGACG ATGATTGTTGTGTGAAGAGCATCAGTCTATCAGCTGCTGCAGGAGGATCTGTGAACATCAGCTGCAAATACCCACAATCCCACAGTAGAGATGTGAAGTTTCTCTGCTGGAGATCTGGAGATGATCTCTGTGCTGAAGAGACGTCTGTGAATCAGAGCAGAAGATGGAGTCCTGAGGGAAAGATCCGGCTGTATGATGACAGAGAAGAGCAGCTCCTGATGGGATGCatcagtcatgtgactgaacAACATTCAGAATACTGGTGTGGAGTTCAGTCTGATCAAGGACACAAGAGCTTCATCACACGAGTCCTGATCAGAGTTACAG ggacatcatcatcaccaccaccaccaccaacatcatcatcatcatcatcatcaccatcatcatcaccatcatcatcatctgctGCTTCTTTCTCATCAGTTCAATCTTCAGCGTTCACAAGCGCTTCCAGAACTTCTACATCACTGGCGTCTCTGAACACATCATCAG GCTCTTCTTTGATCGTCCCTCTGGTTCTGGTTCTTCTGGTTCTGATCATCGCTGGACTCTCTTTACTGTTTCTCTGTAAGAAGCATCAGTCTCGAG GCAGTGATTCATCATCTCAGACTGGACCAGGAGAACATGAAGTG GTTTCTCACACTGGTTGTGATTACGATGAGATTAAAGACACTCACaaacaattacccacaaacccttCTGTTTCTTCTGACTTTCTATATGCCACTGCCCagttacccacaaacccctctgttTCTTCTAACTGCGTTTACACTACAGTTCAGAAAGCCACTGGTGACTCTCAGTGCTGCATCACATCTGCTGAGGATCTGAATTACACTGTGGTAAATTTCCACAAGGAATCAGACAGTGTCAGTATCAGGAATAATCAGGATTACAGTCAATATGCTGCTGTCAATCATCTCACTGCTTGA
- the LOC125278856 gene encoding GTPase IMAP family member 8-like, giving the protein MASAYEDDSQDLRIVLLGVSGVGKSAMGNAILGREAFKESRTRESVIQKGRKENRNISIIDTPGFFNTELTNEELQKQMMKSLDLSDPGPHVFLLIINLENFKEDERNIVEQVLEVFGEEALLFTMVMFTGREKVSKREWIQINESEETKKIFNYFEGRCHVINSKNECDLYQITKLLKSIDEMVRNNEERHYRKVREQEERMKQEMVEKRLEERNMQEQKKEINPEMDIKTYERKQDEATGLKIVLVGKSGVGKTATANTIQGKNVFRSNWTRTCEKHDAVVSGRTISIIDTPGLLDFRHFQHELKSDIEKCLDLSAPGPLVFLLIIRVNERITEEEKNTVKWIQQNFGEDAVRHTIILFTHADLLKDESLNEYIGKSPDLDSLVHSCGGRFHSFNNQDRNNQNQVIELLEKFEQLIKDNGGEHDANEKSLEAQNKLREQSQKQEDTRQSFPGSTSPQEMREQEIGINQDEDINTQSKEERNTNTETVLHELRRDTDDFMRLMMGLELSEMALSLSFERAIVPSILSRQDLTDLRIVLLGSLGSGKSSAGNTILGKNAFRASPVLSTTNSEKQATVVSGRTISIIDTPAITLDSFHFVHLSKIEKSLEMSAPGPHVFLLVIRVKNFTEEEKNIMKWLQQNLERDVFNHTIVLFTHTDLLNVLIKDPLKEFIRIHIDLQSLIGSCGGRFHSFNNRAMWNRFQAIELLRKIAEMVQRNERKCYTKNNIFKRAQKTKQLVLAKKQDTDCEIL; this is encoded by the exons ATGATTCACAGGATCTGCGGATTGTGTTACTGGGAGTCTCTGGTGTAGGAAAGAGTGCAATGGGAAATGCCATACTGGGTCGAGAGGCTTTTAAAGAGAGTAGAACCAGAGAGAGTGTGATACAGaaaggaagaaaagaaaacagaaacatCTCCATCATTGACACTCCAGGATTcttcaacactgaactgaccaATGAAGAACTGCAGAAGCAAATGATGAAGAGTCTGGATCTCTCTGATCCTGGTCCTCATGTGTTCCTGCTCATCATCAACCTGGAGAACTTCAAAGAGGATGAAAGGAACATTGTGGAGCAAGTTCTGGAGGTCTTTGGAGAAGAAGCTTTGCTGTTCACAATGGTGATGTTTACTGGAAGAGAAAAAGTCTCCAAAAGAGAATGGATTCAAATCAATGAGAgtgaagaaacaaaaaaaatattcaactATTTTGAGGGAAGATGTCATGTGATAAACAGCAAAAATGAATGTGATCTCTACCAGATCACAAAGCTCCTGAAGAGCATTGATGAAATGGTGAGGAACAATGAAGAACGGCATTACAGAAAAGTCAGAGAGCAGGAGGAGAGAATGAAACAAGAAATGGTGGAGAAAAGGCTTGAAGAGAGAAACATGCAAGAGCAGAAGAAAGAGATAAATCCAGAGATGGATATTAAAACTTATGAGAGAAAACAAGATGAAGCAA CTGGTCTGAAGATTGTTCTGGTGGGTAAAAGTGGAGTAGGAAAAACTGCAACAGCAAACACCATTCAGGGCAAAAATGTGTTCAGATCGAATTGGACCCGCACCTGTGAGAAACACGATGCAGTGGTGTCTGGAAGAACCATCTCGATCATTGACACTCCAGGACTGTTAGATTTCCGGCACTTTCAACATGAACTCAAGAGTGACATTGAGAAATGCTTAGACTTATCAGCTCCTGGTcctcttgtgtttctgctgatCATCAGAGTGAATGAGAGAATCACAgaggaagaaaaaaacacaGTGAAATGGATTCAGCAGAACTTTGGAGAAGATGCTGTGCGTCACACCATCATTCTGTTCACTCACGCTGATTTGCTGAAGGATGAATCTTTGAATGAGTACATCGGAAAAAGCCCTGATTTGGATTCACTGGTTCACAGTTGTGGTGGCAGATTTCACTCATTCAACAATCAAGACAGAAACAATCAAAATCAGGTCATAGAGCTTCTGGAGAAATTTGAACAACTGATTAAAGACAATGGAGGAGAACATGATGCCAATGAGAAGAGCCTGGAAGCTCAAAACAAACTCAGAGAGCAGAGCCAGAAACAAGAAGATACAAGACAATCTTTTCCTGGATCTACATCTCCTCAAGAGATGCGAGAGCAAGAAATAGGAATAAATCAAGATGAGGACATAAATACACAAAGCAAAGAAGAGAGAAACACAAATACGGAGACGGTCTTACATGAACTTCGAAGAGATACAGATGATTTCATGAGACTCATGATGGGCCTCGAGCTAAGTGAGATGGCTCTGAGTTTGTCATTTGAAAGAGCAATCGTACCAAGCATTCTGTCAAGACAAG ATCTAACAGATCTGAGGATTGTACTGCTGGGTTCACTGGGATCAGGAAAGAGTTCAGCAGGAAACACCATCCTGGGGAAAAATGCTTTCAGAGCAAGTCCTGTGTTATCCACTACAAACAGTGAGAAACAAGCAACAGTGGTGTCTGGAAGAACCATCTCAATAATAGACACCCCAGCCATAACATTAGATTCCTTCCACTTCGTTCATCTGTCTAAAATTGAGAAAAGCTTAGAAATGTCTGCTCCTGGTCCTCATGTGTTTCTACTAGTCATCAGAGTGAAGAACTTCACAGAGGAAGAGAAGAATATAATGAAATGGCTTCAGCAGAACCTTGAAAGAGATGTTTTTAATCACACAATTGTTCTTTTCACTCATACTGATCTGCTGAATGTCCTGATAAAAGATCCTTTGAAAGAGTTTATCAGAATACACATTGATCTACAATCACTGATCGGCAGCTGCGGTGGCAGATTTCACTCATTCAATAATAGGGCAATGTGGAACAGATTTCAAGCCATAGAACTGCTAAGGAAGATTGCTGAAATGGTGCAGAGAAATGAACGGAAGTGCTACACCAAAAACAACATCTTTAAAAGAGCCcagaaaacaaaacagttagtacttgcaaaaaaacaagacacagattgtgaaatactatAA